A portion of the Aquila chrysaetos chrysaetos chromosome 4, bAquChr1.4, whole genome shotgun sequence genome contains these proteins:
- the THOC1 gene encoding THO complex subunit 1 isoform X1 encodes MASSARAAERRSVGAMSPPLFSLPEARLRFTTSTREALNNKSIKPLLNTFNQIPGSENEKKCTLDQAFRVIVEEEIINKAPCENLLAIISLAINGVTEGICTASTPFVLLGDVLDCLPLDQCDKIFTFVEKNVATWKSNTFYSAGKNYLLRMCNDLLRRLSKSQNTVFCGRIQLFLARLFPLSEKSGLNLQSQFNLENVTVFNTNEHESTLGQKVKIPVVFHSFCSKLHTEEREEGMDVEEGEMGDDEAPTSCSIPIDYNLYRKFWSLQDYFRNPVQCYEKVSWKTFLKYSEEVLAVFKSYKLDDTQASRKKLEELKTGGEHVYFAKFLTSEKLMDLQLSDSNFRRHILLQYLILFQYLKGQVKFKSSNYVLTDEQSLWIEDTTKAVYQLLSENPPDGERFSKMVEHILNTEENWNSWKNEGCPSFVKERPLDSKPMRPVRKRPAPEDFLGKGPNKKILMGNEELTRLWNLCPDNMEACKSENREYMPTLEEFFEEAIEQADPENMVENKYKAVNNSNYGWRALRLLARRSPHFFQPTNQQFKSLPEYLENMVIKLAKELPPPSEEIKTGEDEDEEDNDALLKENNESPEVQRDKAMTGEQIESFATRLGEQWKALAPYLEMKDSDIRQIESDSEDMKMRAKQLLVAWQDQEGAHATPENLITALNKAGLSDLAESLTNDTESST; translated from the exons ACGTCCACCAGAGAGGCTCTGAATAACAAAAGTATCAAGCCATTGTTGAACACATTTAACCAGATTCCTGGGAG tgaaaatgaaaagaagtgtACCTTGGATCAAGCTTTTAGAGTTATtgtagaagaagaaata ataAACAAAGCTCCGTGTGAAAATCTCCTGGCAATTATTTCTCTTGCTATTAATGGAGTCACAGAAG GTATCTGCACTGCATCAACCCCTTTTGTGCTTCTGGGGGATGTTCTGGATTGCCTGCCTTTGGATCAGTGTGataaaatttttacttttgtggaGAAAAATGTTGCTACGTGGAAATCG AATACATTTTACTCTGCAGGGAAAAATTACTTGCTACGAATGTGCAATG ACCTCCTAAGAAGATTATCTAAGTCACAAAACACAGTCTTCTGTGGAAGAATTCAGCTGTTCTTGGCTAGATTATTTCCGCTTTCAGAAAAGTCAG GACTTAACTTGCAGAGTCAGTTTAACCTGGAAAATGTCACTGTTTTCAATACCAACGAACATGAGAGCACTCTAGGACAGAAGGTGAAAATTCCTGTCGTTTTTCACTCATTCTGCAGTAAACTT cacactgaggagagagaagaaggaatGGACGTAGAAGAAGGTGAAATGGGAGATGATGAAGCACCAACAAGTTG ttccaTTCCAATAGATTATAACCTGTATAGAAAATTCTGGTCACTTCAAGATTATTTTAGAAATCCTGTGCAGTGCTATGAGAAGGTCTCATGGAAAACTTTTCTTAAG TACTCAGAAGAAGTTTTGGCTGTTTTCAAAAGTTACAAGTTGGACGACACTCAGGCTTCCCGAAAAAAGttggaagaattaaaaacaggAGGAGAACATGTATATTTTGCAAAGTTCCTAACTAGTGAAAAg cTGATGGATTTACAGCTGAGTGACAGTAACTTTCGCCGTCACATCTTGTTGCAGTACTTAATACTATTTCAGTATCTAAAGGGACAGGTCAAATTTAAAAG TTCAAACTATGTTCTAACAGATGAACAGTCTCTTTGGATTGAAGATACTACAAAAGCGGTTTACCAG CTTCTTTCAGAAAATCCTCCAGATGGGGAAAGATTCTCAAAAATGGTAGAG CATATattaaatactgaagaaaactgGAACTCATGGAAAAATGAGGGCTGCCCAAGCTTTGTGAAAGAAAG acctCTGGATTCTAAGCCAATGAGGCCTGTGAGAAAGAGGCCAGCTCCAGAGGACTTCTTAGGAAAAggaccaaacaaaaaaatccttatgGGGAA TGAGGAACTGACCCGCCTTTGGAATTTATGTCCTGATAACATGGAAGCTTGTAAATCTGAGAATAG ggaATATATGCCAACGTTAGAGGAATTTTTTGAAGAAGCTATTGAACAAGCAGATCCTGAAAACATGGTTGAAAATAAGTACAA GGCTGTGAACAATTCTAACTATGGCTGGAGAGCATTAAGACTTCTAGCACGCAGAAGTCCCCACTTCTTTCAGCCAACAAACCAACAATTCAAGAGTTTACCTGAATATCTAGAAAATATGGTAATCAAATTAGCCAAGGAGCTGCCT CCTccttctgaagaaataaaaacaggcGAAGATGAAGATGAGGAAGATAATGATGctttattaaaggaaaacaatgaaa gTCCAGAGGTACAACGGGATAAAGCCATGACGGGCGAACAAATCGAGTCATTTGCTACAAGGCTTGGGGAGCAGTGGAAGGCCTTGGCCCCCTACTTGGAAATGAAGGATTCTGATATACGGCAGATCGAGTCAGACAGTGAGGACATGAAGATGAGAGCTAAGCAGCTGCTGGTTGCCTGGCAGGATCAGGAGGGTGCACATGCAACCCCTGAGAATCTGATTACTGCACTGAACAAAGCTGGGTTAAGTGACCTTGCAGAAAGCCTAACCAACGACACTGAGAGCAGCACCTAA
- the THOC1 gene encoding THO complex subunit 1 isoform X2: MASSARAAERRSVGAMSPPLFSLPEARLRFTTSTREALNNKSIKPLLNTFNQIPGSENEKKCTLDQAFRVIVEEEIINKAPCENLLAIISLAINGVTEGICTASTPFVLLGDVLDCLPLDQCDKIFTFVEKNVATWKSNTFYSAGKNYLLRMCNDLLRRLSKSQNTVFCGRIQLFLARLFPLSEKSGLNLQSQFNLENVTVFNTNEHESTLGQKHTEEREEGMDVEEGEMGDDEAPTSCSIPIDYNLYRKFWSLQDYFRNPVQCYEKVSWKTFLKYSEEVLAVFKSYKLDDTQASRKKLEELKTGGEHVYFAKFLTSEKLMDLQLSDSNFRRHILLQYLILFQYLKGQVKFKSSNYVLTDEQSLWIEDTTKAVYQLLSENPPDGERFSKMVEHILNTEENWNSWKNEGCPSFVKERPLDSKPMRPVRKRPAPEDFLGKGPNKKILMGNEELTRLWNLCPDNMEACKSENREYMPTLEEFFEEAIEQADPENMVENKYKAVNNSNYGWRALRLLARRSPHFFQPTNQQFKSLPEYLENMVIKLAKELPPPSEEIKTGEDEDEEDNDALLKENNESPEVQRDKAMTGEQIESFATRLGEQWKALAPYLEMKDSDIRQIESDSEDMKMRAKQLLVAWQDQEGAHATPENLITALNKAGLSDLAESLTNDTESST, translated from the exons ACGTCCACCAGAGAGGCTCTGAATAACAAAAGTATCAAGCCATTGTTGAACACATTTAACCAGATTCCTGGGAG tgaaaatgaaaagaagtgtACCTTGGATCAAGCTTTTAGAGTTATtgtagaagaagaaata ataAACAAAGCTCCGTGTGAAAATCTCCTGGCAATTATTTCTCTTGCTATTAATGGAGTCACAGAAG GTATCTGCACTGCATCAACCCCTTTTGTGCTTCTGGGGGATGTTCTGGATTGCCTGCCTTTGGATCAGTGTGataaaatttttacttttgtggaGAAAAATGTTGCTACGTGGAAATCG AATACATTTTACTCTGCAGGGAAAAATTACTTGCTACGAATGTGCAATG ACCTCCTAAGAAGATTATCTAAGTCACAAAACACAGTCTTCTGTGGAAGAATTCAGCTGTTCTTGGCTAGATTATTTCCGCTTTCAGAAAAGTCAG GACTTAACTTGCAGAGTCAGTTTAACCTGGAAAATGTCACTGTTTTCAATACCAACGAACATGAGAGCACTCTAGGACAGAAG cacactgaggagagagaagaaggaatGGACGTAGAAGAAGGTGAAATGGGAGATGATGAAGCACCAACAAGTTG ttccaTTCCAATAGATTATAACCTGTATAGAAAATTCTGGTCACTTCAAGATTATTTTAGAAATCCTGTGCAGTGCTATGAGAAGGTCTCATGGAAAACTTTTCTTAAG TACTCAGAAGAAGTTTTGGCTGTTTTCAAAAGTTACAAGTTGGACGACACTCAGGCTTCCCGAAAAAAGttggaagaattaaaaacaggAGGAGAACATGTATATTTTGCAAAGTTCCTAACTAGTGAAAAg cTGATGGATTTACAGCTGAGTGACAGTAACTTTCGCCGTCACATCTTGTTGCAGTACTTAATACTATTTCAGTATCTAAAGGGACAGGTCAAATTTAAAAG TTCAAACTATGTTCTAACAGATGAACAGTCTCTTTGGATTGAAGATACTACAAAAGCGGTTTACCAG CTTCTTTCAGAAAATCCTCCAGATGGGGAAAGATTCTCAAAAATGGTAGAG CATATattaaatactgaagaaaactgGAACTCATGGAAAAATGAGGGCTGCCCAAGCTTTGTGAAAGAAAG acctCTGGATTCTAAGCCAATGAGGCCTGTGAGAAAGAGGCCAGCTCCAGAGGACTTCTTAGGAAAAggaccaaacaaaaaaatccttatgGGGAA TGAGGAACTGACCCGCCTTTGGAATTTATGTCCTGATAACATGGAAGCTTGTAAATCTGAGAATAG ggaATATATGCCAACGTTAGAGGAATTTTTTGAAGAAGCTATTGAACAAGCAGATCCTGAAAACATGGTTGAAAATAAGTACAA GGCTGTGAACAATTCTAACTATGGCTGGAGAGCATTAAGACTTCTAGCACGCAGAAGTCCCCACTTCTTTCAGCCAACAAACCAACAATTCAAGAGTTTACCTGAATATCTAGAAAATATGGTAATCAAATTAGCCAAGGAGCTGCCT CCTccttctgaagaaataaaaacaggcGAAGATGAAGATGAGGAAGATAATGATGctttattaaaggaaaacaatgaaa gTCCAGAGGTACAACGGGATAAAGCCATGACGGGCGAACAAATCGAGTCATTTGCTACAAGGCTTGGGGAGCAGTGGAAGGCCTTGGCCCCCTACTTGGAAATGAAGGATTCTGATATACGGCAGATCGAGTCAGACAGTGAGGACATGAAGATGAGAGCTAAGCAGCTGCTGGTTGCCTGGCAGGATCAGGAGGGTGCACATGCAACCCCTGAGAATCTGATTACTGCACTGAACAAAGCTGGGTTAAGTGACCTTGCAGAAAGCCTAACCAACGACACTGAGAGCAGCACCTAA